Proteins from a single region of Chryseobacterium sp. W4I1:
- a CDS encoding TolC family protein: MKKNISYIVTMLLLISSVNIVYAQKKTLSLTDALEMAKQGNKALQVQVLEEINAKEKTRETKGALLPTISANLGYSYYFDRQVIFMPGSFAGTNKPVQDIAVGGKNIYNGFVSLYQPIFSPAANQLTKASKITEKIENQKTADLKSQVALQVSTRYLDILMMNSQLGLLDQSLQRNIKALQDSRALLAQGKGLKADTLRSFIAVENLKSSISYLKNNVEVSGIELKRLIGLQDISELELTDNLELGLEANKSEFYQVDEAFKIAEVNRKDLNIQKLSIDLQQKKLKATQAMLLPQLSLVGQYQVQAQADDMKFGEYSLPRTSFLGLQLTVPIFNGNRTKSQISQAKIKAEQEDIRLNDLKDKVKTELATIISKWKEANTQMDIQETTVQSAELNHHMMEDRFKNGLGSRLELTDAELALTQAKINYLNAVYNLRMLHVELQNALGLLNL; encoded by the coding sequence ATGAAAAAGAATATCTCATATATAGTTACAATGCTTCTATTGATAAGCAGCGTAAATATAGTGTACGCACAGAAAAAAACGCTGTCTCTTACCGATGCTTTGGAAATGGCAAAACAAGGAAACAAAGCATTGCAGGTGCAGGTTTTGGAAGAAATTAATGCCAAAGAAAAAACCCGTGAAACCAAAGGTGCCTTACTGCCTACTATTTCGGCAAACCTTGGCTATTCCTATTATTTCGACAGGCAGGTTATATTTATGCCGGGTTCGTTTGCGGGCACCAATAAGCCGGTGCAGGACATCGCCGTTGGCGGAAAAAATATTTACAACGGGTTTGTATCACTCTATCAACCCATTTTTTCACCGGCTGCAAATCAGTTAACAAAGGCCTCAAAAATCACTGAAAAAATAGAAAATCAAAAGACCGCCGACTTGAAAAGTCAGGTTGCCCTTCAGGTTTCAACCCGCTATCTGGATATATTGATGATGAACAGCCAATTGGGTTTACTCGACCAAAGTCTGCAACGCAATATCAAGGCACTGCAAGATTCGCGGGCATTATTAGCGCAGGGAAAAGGCTTAAAAGCGGATACATTAAGGAGTTTTATTGCGGTAGAAAATTTAAAATCTTCTATTTCATATTTGAAGAACAATGTTGAGGTTTCGGGTATTGAATTAAAAAGATTGATTGGGTTGCAAGATATATCTGAATTAGAATTGACCGATAATCTTGAGCTGGGTCTTGAAGCCAACAAAAGCGAGTTTTATCAAGTTGATGAGGCATTCAAAATTGCAGAAGTCAATCGAAAAGATTTGAATATTCAAAAATTATCGATTGACCTTCAGCAAAAAAAATTAAAAGCTACGCAAGCCATGTTGTTACCACAGCTTTCTCTGGTTGGGCAATATCAGGTACAGGCACAGGCAGATGATATGAAGTTTGGGGAATATTCTTTACCAAGAACTTCCTTTCTAGGCTTGCAATTGACCGTACCGATTTTTAACGGCAACCGTACCAAATCTCAAATCAGCCAGGCAAAAATTAAAGCAGAACAAGAAGACATACGGTTGAACGATTTAAAAGACAAGGTTAAAACAGAACTGGCCACTATTATAAGCAAATGGAAAGAAGCCAATACACAAATGGACATTCAGGAAACCACCGTGCAATCGGCAGAACTGAACCACCACATGATGGAAGACCGTTTCAAAAATGGCTTAGGTTCAAGGCTTGAATTGACGGATGCAGAATTGGCGTTGACACAAGCCAAGATTAACTATCTCAATGCTGTATATAACCTGCGAATGCTTCACGTAGAACTGCAAAATGCGCTTGGTCTTTTAAACTTGTAA
- a CDS encoding YwqG family protein — MPTVVTTIKALNRMIPEFLDEFKDELEKFKLESIKINAISISDNESLTITQSKFSGKPYLPITREYPKDKLGNPMILLAQINFKEVPQLENYPTDGILQFFVSATEWYDMSDYKILFHKTIENEYQTDFSFLTEKLYEESPVYCEHKLTFKKNVEYGGYQDFRFDMDFHGESYYEFQERLTREQKAEMDDILDGIGHKIGGYAYFTQSDARDYNEKQRDDILLLQIDTDEEIMFGDSGVGNLFINPKSLREKDFDKAWFHWDCC, encoded by the coding sequence ATGCCAACTGTAGTAACAACAATAAAAGCATTAAACAGAATGATCCCAGAATTTTTAGATGAATTTAAAGATGAACTTGAAAAGTTCAAACTTGAAAGCATTAAAATAAATGCAATCTCAATCAGCGATAATGAAAGCCTAACTATTACACAAAGTAAATTTTCAGGGAAACCATATTTGCCGATTACCCGTGAATATCCAAAAGATAAACTGGGTAATCCTATGATACTCTTGGCGCAAATCAACTTTAAGGAAGTTCCACAGCTCGAAAATTATCCAACTGACGGCATTTTGCAATTTTTTGTTTCTGCAACAGAGTGGTATGATATGTCTGATTATAAAATTCTTTTTCATAAAACTATTGAAAATGAATATCAAACAGATTTTTCTTTCTTAACCGAAAAATTATATGAAGAAAGTCCAGTGTATTGTGAACATAAACTGACTTTCAAAAAAAATGTTGAATACGGAGGGTATCAAGATTTTAGATTTGATATGGATTTTCATGGTGAAAGTTATTATGAATTTCAAGAAAGGCTAACTCGCGAGCAGAAAGCTGAAATGGATGATATTCTTGATGGTATTGGACATAAAATTGGCGGATATGCCTATTTCACACAATCTGATGCAAGAGATTATAATGAAAAACAGAGAGACGATATTTTATTATTGCAAATAGATACCGATGAAGAGATTATGTTTGGTGACTCTGGGGTTGGAAATTTATTTATTAATCCGAAAAGCTTGAGAGAAAAGGATTTTGATAAGGCTTGGTTTCATTGGGATTGTTGCTAA
- a CDS encoding MFS transporter, with translation MKQPIDKPAPYSKRWSALFLLCTAQFIVIMDTSIIGVALPAIKADLGYSQSGLQWIFNAYVIAFGGFLLLGGRLSDLFGARKVFMWGFVILSAASLLAGVAWSEAALNAGRALQGLGSALIAPAALTLVLSKFTDPKEINKALGFWGASAAAGGSAGVFLGGAITEWLSWHWVFLINIPIGLAVLFYSKKLLFKGSTQKGKVDVAGAILATAALVLAVYGIVSAEGAGWKSLQTIGLLVLSLVLFIIFFVIQKHKNEPLVPLSIFKVPNLSSGNLVMALLAAAWIPLWFFLNLYLQQTLNYSAFNSGLALLPMTIAIMFLMVGVTGKLVAKFGFKTNLIAGLITLAASLFLFSTIPADGTFLVNVLPASLLGALGMSLAYIPGTIASMSGARPEETGLASGLVNTSYQVGSALGLAIIVAISAAKTNAVRTKGAADMVALNAGFQTAFFSAAVICVIAAVIAAFSVKTLKN, from the coding sequence ATGAAACAACCAATAGACAAACCTGCCCCATACAGCAAACGCTGGTCGGCACTTTTCTTACTTTGTACTGCACAGTTTATAGTAATTATGGACACCTCTATTATCGGGGTAGCTTTACCAGCAATAAAAGCAGATCTCGGGTATTCCCAAAGCGGCTTACAATGGATTTTTAATGCTTATGTTATTGCATTTGGCGGCTTTTTACTACTCGGCGGACGTTTGTCAGATTTGTTTGGCGCCCGCAAGGTTTTTATGTGGGGTTTTGTCATTCTTTCTGCCGCATCACTTCTGGCAGGTGTCGCTTGGTCAGAAGCAGCACTTAATGCCGGAAGAGCTTTGCAAGGCCTGGGTTCTGCATTGATTGCTCCGGCAGCACTTACTTTAGTCTTATCCAAATTTACCGACCCAAAAGAAATCAATAAAGCACTAGGCTTTTGGGGCGCTTCGGCAGCAGCGGGTGGTTCTGCAGGCGTTTTCCTTGGCGGGGCTATTACCGAATGGCTTTCCTGGCATTGGGTATTCCTCATTAATATTCCCATAGGACTTGCAGTGCTGTTTTATAGCAAAAAGCTGTTGTTTAAAGGCAGTACCCAAAAAGGAAAAGTGGATGTAGCAGGCGCAATTTTGGCAACAGCCGCGTTGGTGTTAGCAGTATATGGCATTGTATCAGCTGAAGGCGCCGGGTGGAAATCGCTTCAGACCATCGGATTGTTAGTCCTGTCCTTAGTATTGTTCATTATCTTCTTTGTTATCCAAAAGCATAAAAATGAACCCTTGGTTCCGCTAAGTATTTTCAAAGTTCCCAATCTTTCATCAGGTAATTTGGTAATGGCTTTACTGGCAGCGGCCTGGATACCTTTATGGTTTTTCCTCAACCTGTACCTGCAGCAAACGCTGAATTATTCTGCCTTCAATAGTGGATTGGCATTGTTGCCTATGACGATAGCGATTATGTTTTTGATGGTAGGTGTTACGGGCAAACTGGTAGCCAAATTCGGTTTCAAAACAAATCTTATAGCCGGGCTAATTACACTTGCCGCTTCACTTTTTCTGTTTAGCACCATTCCGGCTGATGGAACGTTCCTGGTCAATGTATTGCCCGCATCTTTGTTGGGAGCGCTGGGTATGTCGTTGGCTTATATTCCGGGTACGATTGCCTCGATGTCGGGTGCTAGACCCGAAGAAACAGGACTGGCTTCAGGATTGGTCAATACGAGTTATCAAGTGGGTTCGGCTTTGGGTCTGGCAATTATTGTTGCCATTTCTGCTGCAAAAACCAATGCGGTTAGAACAAAAGGAGCCGCTGATATGGTAGCGCTGAATGCAGGTTTTCAAACCGCCTTTTTCTCGGCAGCAGTTATCTGTGTAATTGCCGCAGTTATTGCTGCTTTTTCTGTAAAAACGCTCAAAAATTAA
- a CDS encoding GNAT family N-acetyltransferase has product MRIISVRQNPEYKEKAIKYLQESWSEISPIIYEDCISNSIQAIQSLPQWYLLEKEGEIIGCAGLITNDFISRMDLYPWVCAIYIDENHRGNSYGSLLLEKAKEDTKLAGFKHLNLCTDHIGYYEKYGFTYIGQGYHPWEEQSRIYQIEV; this is encoded by the coding sequence ATGAGAATAATATCAGTTAGGCAAAATCCGGAATACAAAGAAAAAGCGATAAAGTACTTGCAAGAAAGTTGGTCAGAAATTTCTCCCATCATTTATGAAGATTGCATTTCAAACAGCATTCAGGCAATACAGTCTTTACCACAATGGTATCTACTGGAAAAAGAGGGAGAAATCATTGGCTGTGCAGGATTAATTACAAATGATTTCATCAGTAGAATGGATTTGTATCCTTGGGTTTGTGCGATTTACATTGATGAAAATCACAGAGGTAATTCTTATGGTTCATTACTTTTAGAAAAAGCAAAAGAAGACACAAAATTAGCTGGATTTAAACACTTGAACTTATGTACAGACCACATAGGTTATTATGAAAAATATGGATTTACCTACATCGGGCAAGGATATCATCCTTGGGAAGAGCAATCGCGAATTTATCAAATAGAAGTGTAA
- a CDS encoding pectate lyase has translation MIKLKLSIAAFSLISLSFSAQVKDTLAEKILVYQLPNGGWGKQLNDKSVVNYNSPLDKNLLKKIKETGDDHATIDNNATSREINALIKAYKSTKNTEYLKSAEKGIQYLLLMQYKNGGFPQYYPQFGDLQKANHLQ, from the coding sequence ATGATAAAATTAAAACTTTCTATAGCCGCTTTTTCTTTAATAAGTTTGAGTTTTTCTGCTCAGGTTAAAGATACATTGGCGGAAAAAATACTTGTTTATCAGCTTCCAAACGGAGGTTGGGGAAAACAGCTTAATGATAAATCTGTGGTGAACTATAATTCACCTTTAGATAAAAATCTTTTAAAAAAGATCAAAGAAACGGGTGATGATCACGCAACAATCGATAATAATGCGACATCAAGAGAAATTAACGCATTAATAAAAGCCTACAAATCCACAAAAAATACAGAATATTTAAAGTCTGCCGAAAAGGGAATTCAATATCTTCTTTTGATGCAGTATAAAAATGGTGGCTTTCCTCAGTATTACCCCCAATTCGGCGATTTACAGAAAGCAAATCACTTACAATGA
- a CDS encoding heavy-metal-associated domain-containing protein has product MEKTNLQFKTNINCSSCVAKVTPFLNDAEGIGQWEVDTANREKILTLKSEGITEQKVIEAVQKAGFKIEPIK; this is encoded by the coding sequence ATGGAAAAAACGAATTTGCAATTCAAGACAAATATCAATTGCAGCAGCTGTGTGGCAAAAGTAACCCCTTTTTTAAATGATGCCGAAGGTATCGGGCAATGGGAAGTGGACACAGCCAATAGAGAAAAAATCCTCACCTTAAAATCTGAAGGAATTACTGAACAAAAAGTAATAGAAGCAGTTCAAAAAGCTGGTTTCAAAATTGAACCGATAAAATAA
- a CDS encoding LamG-like jellyroll fold domain-containing protein gives MKNKSLLFKPTLKSLLFCGLALSTIDFSAQTLAFPEATGFGRYTTGARGAANPQIYLVTNLNDSGPGSFRDAVSQPGRFVIFKVGGIVNLQSIVAVAANTTIAGQTAPGEGIVFLGPRVSFTGANNTIARYLRIRYGGTSQNQDASGIANGANIILDHMTFTWGTDEVFSVNWDNNGTSPDNITIQNSIIGQGMHRHNHSAGGLMQPPPGGKISLIGNLYICNKTRNNKIKGINEFVNNVVYNWGNYGNTYNHTQSGEAYIMGGDSAGSSFANIINNYFIGGPNTSTTVTTPFSVGNANFNLYGSGNYFDNNKNGVLDGTAVPQNLTGYPVGDPAAIMAGPYDYPMKTPALTAQEAYNKIVTSVGASYPRRDQVDGLMISDLLSKGTTATYVYVQTDLTTQFGFTNGGAGHVYGAPALMDTDNDGMPDAWETANGLNPNVFDALAVSTTHAPYLNIEVYINSLPNTTPPDFIIPPTNVNFTNAVTTTGTSPSSSLTVNWNDNAANETNYVVERSTDGTNFTVIATLAANVTNYNEVGLTPNTQYYYRIKATNALESSVYTSNTSVTTPPVPSAPTKASNPVPATGNNNVDLNGGNLLLKWNGSSNTTTYTVYFGTNPLNLSNIATVPYSATPSYQLTNLNTATNYYWRIDASNTLGVTTGDVWSFRALTPELVGNWPFAEAPSAGPQITDVTSFANHGILDTAYDNANVRVPGKENNALDLATSSNTMYIASIPHQNHILFDNHSFTVSFWIKAPTSMIPSSSATSLYVLCKGSFTKNTTTGATGKRFNVEIKGGQLRYAIDDDVTKKEITSPVANYFTDNWVHVVIQRDITAHKMRIYTNGVLSTEGDETAVTGIGEASDLIIGNIGELEFLSTANAPASYKGAFDELKMYNYALSPAEVYALYNQAVLSNDEFSISKNTGTVYPNPAKDQISIKLPEYKKSSLTATIIDLTGKIVVKEKINTDGSGIFKLNMGDKKVSGNYILNVSGENLNSNFKIIIK, from the coding sequence ATGAAAAACAAATCTTTACTGTTTAAGCCAACTCTTAAATCTTTACTTTTTTGTGGATTAGCATTATCCACTATTGATTTCAGTGCTCAGACATTAGCATTTCCGGAAGCTACCGGGTTTGGAAGATATACTACGGGAGCAAGAGGTGCTGCAAACCCTCAGATTTATTTAGTGACAAATTTAAATGACAGTGGGCCCGGTTCATTTCGTGATGCCGTGAGCCAGCCGGGGCGGTTTGTCATTTTTAAAGTAGGAGGTATTGTTAATTTACAGTCGATTGTTGCTGTGGCTGCTAATACAACGATTGCCGGACAAACTGCTCCCGGAGAAGGAATCGTATTTTTGGGGCCCAGAGTATCATTTACAGGAGCCAATAATACGATTGCCCGATATCTTCGCATCCGTTATGGCGGAACATCTCAAAATCAGGATGCATCTGGAATAGCCAACGGAGCCAATATTATTTTAGACCACATGACTTTCACCTGGGGGACAGATGAAGTATTTTCCGTTAACTGGGATAATAATGGTACGAGTCCTGACAATATAACGATTCAGAATTCTATTATAGGACAGGGAATGCACCGCCACAATCATTCTGCAGGAGGATTAATGCAGCCGCCGCCAGGAGGTAAGATCAGTTTAATCGGAAATTTATATATCTGTAATAAAACCCGTAACAATAAAATAAAAGGGATAAACGAGTTTGTCAATAATGTAGTTTACAATTGGGGTAATTATGGAAATACCTACAATCACACCCAATCCGGGGAGGCATACATCATGGGAGGAGATTCGGCAGGAAGTTCTTTTGCCAATATCATCAACAATTATTTCATTGGAGGACCCAATACAAGCACTACAGTTACAACACCTTTCAGTGTAGGTAATGCCAACTTCAATTTATACGGTTCGGGGAATTATTTTGACAATAATAAAAACGGAGTACTAGATGGCACTGCGGTCCCTCAAAACTTAACGGGATACCCTGTAGGAGATCCGGCAGCAATAATGGCTGGTCCCTACGATTATCCGATGAAAACCCCGGCATTAACCGCTCAGGAAGCATACAATAAAATTGTTACCAGTGTGGGGGCATCCTATCCAAGACGGGATCAGGTAGATGGTTTAATGATTTCAGATTTACTGTCAAAAGGGACAACGGCTACTTATGTTTATGTACAAACAGATCTAACGACTCAATTTGGCTTTACTAATGGCGGTGCAGGACACGTTTATGGTGCACCGGCGCTTATGGATACGGATAATGATGGAATGCCGGATGCATGGGAAACAGCCAATGGACTGAATCCTAACGTTTTTGATGCTTTGGCAGTAAGTACAACCCATGCTCCGTATCTGAATATTGAAGTTTATATTAACAGTTTACCCAATACAACTCCTCCGGACTTTATTATTCCGCCAACAAATGTGAATTTTACCAATGCAGTGACAACAACAGGAACTTCACCTTCAAGCTCCTTAACCGTGAATTGGAATGATAATGCTGCGAACGAAACTAATTACGTGGTAGAACGCTCTACCGATGGTACTAATTTTACTGTCATTGCAACATTGGCCGCTAATGTAACAAATTATAATGAAGTCGGTTTAACGCCCAATACCCAGTATTATTATAGAATTAAAGCAACGAATGCCTTAGAATCTTCGGTTTACACCTCAAATACCTCAGTAACCACGCCACCAGTCCCGTCAGCTCCCACAAAAGCAAGCAATCCGGTTCCGGCAACCGGTAATAATAATGTTGATCTGAACGGTGGAAATCTGCTTTTAAAATGGAATGGCAGCTCAAATACAACAACGTATACCGTTTATTTTGGAACAAATCCTTTAAATTTAAGCAATATTGCTACCGTACCTTATTCTGCTACACCGTCGTATCAGCTTACTAATTTAAATACAGCAACCAATTATTATTGGAGAATTGATGCTTCTAATACCCTTGGTGTTACTACAGGAGATGTATGGAGTTTCCGGGCATTGACGCCGGAGCTTGTCGGAAACTGGCCATTTGCTGAAGCTCCTTCCGCAGGGCCACAAATTACAGATGTAACATCTTTTGCCAATCATGGAATATTAGATACAGCTTATGATAATGCCAATGTAAGAGTACCCGGAAAAGAAAATAACGCCCTTGATCTGGCAACTTCATCGAATACGATGTACATCGCCAGTATTCCTCACCAGAACCATATTTTATTTGATAATCATTCTTTTACCGTTTCTTTCTGGATAAAAGCGCCAACCAGCATGATTCCATCGTCTTCGGCTACAAGCCTTTATGTGTTGTGTAAAGGTTCTTTCACTAAAAATACAACAACAGGAGCCACCGGCAAACGTTTCAATGTAGAAATCAAAGGAGGTCAGTTGCGATATGCTATTGATGATGATGTTACGAAAAAGGAAATCACATCACCTGTTGCGAATTATTTTACCGATAACTGGGTACATGTTGTGATTCAGAGAGATATTACTGCGCATAAAATGAGAATTTATACCAATGGTGTTTTAAGTACTGAAGGAGACGAAACTGCGGTTACAGGTATTGGTGAAGCAAGTGATCTTATTATTGGGAATATTGGGGAGCTTGAATTTTTATCAACGGCCAATGCTCCGGCTTCTTACAAAGGCGCTTTCGACGAACTTAAGATGTACAATTATGCTTTATCCCCGGCAGAAGTATATGCTTTGTACAATCAGGCAGTATTGAGCAATGATGAATTCAGTATCAGCAAAAATACAGGAACAGTATATCCAAATCCTGCAAAAGACCAGATTTCCATTAAGCTTCCTGAGTATAAAAAATCGAGTTTAACAGCAACAATTATTGACCTGACAGGAAAAATCGTTGTTAAAGAGAAGATTAATACCGATGGAAGCGGAATATTTAAATTAAATATGGGCGACAAAAAAGTCTCAGGCAATTATATCCTCAATGTTTCAGGAGAAAATCTGAATAGTAATTTTAAAATTATTATTAAATAA
- a CDS encoding DUF4861 domain-containing protein, whose protein sequence is MLRTKFLISGFICAIVCIDSSLKAQNSIQIKNTLSFSRNEVVSIPVSQLASFLKTSSESDLRIKDGSNKILPIQWIDYNGDGKNDELLFQANIEAEKTNSYTIIADAKIPIPESKISTYSRLVPERVDDYAWENDRIAFRVYGPKGQKEALEGIKGSTLSSGVDIWLKRTDQPVINKWYKGYLTDPLYYHKDTRGEGYDPYHVGDSRGTGGIGIWVDEKLQVSQNFVSSKTIAEGPLRTVFELTYNSWSEFGVKETKRISLDLGSNFSKFESNFQTEKPVPNYTIGITLHKNEGETKLNDKNGYYLHWEKIDDAFVGEGIVIDPKIVEKSIAFTSEIPDQSNLLVVTKPQNKLTYYAGFAWQKSGQIQTQKDWETVLQKQSQIIANPLIIKVK, encoded by the coding sequence ATGCTTAGGACAAAATTTTTAATTTCCGGCTTCATTTGTGCAATCGTTTGCATTGATTCTTCTCTGAAGGCACAAAATTCTATTCAGATAAAAAATACGTTGAGTTTTTCAAGGAATGAAGTTGTTTCAATACCCGTTTCTCAATTAGCTTCTTTTTTAAAAACGAGCAGCGAATCTGACCTCAGAATAAAAGACGGCAGTAATAAGATACTGCCAATTCAATGGATCGATTATAATGGAGACGGAAAAAACGATGAACTGCTTTTTCAGGCCAATATTGAAGCGGAAAAAACAAATTCCTATACCATTATTGCAGACGCAAAAATTCCAATTCCTGAAAGTAAAATTTCAACGTATTCAAGATTGGTTCCCGAAAGAGTAGATGATTATGCCTGGGAAAATGATAGAATAGCATTTCGTGTCTATGGCCCGAAAGGTCAGAAAGAAGCCTTGGAAGGGATAAAAGGAAGCACACTTTCCAGCGGAGTTGATATCTGGCTCAAAAGAACCGACCAACCCGTGATCAACAAATGGTATAAAGGATACCTGACCGACCCTTTGTACTACCACAAAGACACAAGAGGTGAAGGCTACGATCCTTACCACGTTGGCGATAGTCGCGGAACGGGTGGAATTGGGATTTGGGTGGATGAAAAACTTCAGGTGTCACAAAATTTTGTTAGCTCCAAAACCATTGCTGAAGGCCCGTTGAGAACGGTTTTTGAATTAACGTACAATTCCTGGAGTGAATTTGGAGTGAAAGAAACAAAACGGATTTCTTTAGATCTTGGTTCCAATTTTTCAAAATTTGAGTCGAATTTTCAGACTGAAAAGCCAGTTCCAAACTACACAATCGGGATAACTCTTCATAAAAACGAAGGAGAAACAAAACTGAACGACAAAAACGGATATTATCTCCACTGGGAAAAAATTGACGACGCTTTTGTAGGGGAAGGTATTGTTATAGATCCTAAAATTGTTGAAAAATCTATCGCTTTTACATCTGAAATTCCAGACCAGAGTAATCTATTGGTTGTGACAAAACCTCAAAATAAGCTCACTTATTATGCCGGATTTGCATGGCAGAAAAGCGGACAGATTCAAACACAAAAAGACTGGGAAACTGTATTGCAAAAACAATCTCAGATTATTGCCAACCCATTAATTATTAAGGTTAAATAA
- a CDS encoding heavy metal-binding domain-containing protein gives MKKVINTLLGLSVCLVTLSACNNVENKKNKDMMTHEHTDKECVYACPMHPEVTGKQGEKCPKCGMDLKAVNSENAVAYGVQLTTSPQNVEAGKPTQLILTVKQNEKIVPLDISHEMKLHLMVVSEDLSWFRHIHPEEQTDGAYAITETFPTGGKYLLFSDFKPSGGEQTLDKQEIEVQGKSSPVNNDISTKYISKVDGYTVTLLNGSDFKTNKTQHLEISIEKDGKKLIEKDLQQYLGASAHIVMIGKVGKEFLHIHPVSDSRFPVFAQTQIEKAGVYRMWAQFKIDGKVHTADFTVDVTEGKKDENEEKAHAHQH, from the coding sequence ATGAAAAAGGTAATCAATACATTGTTGGGCTTGTCAGTTTGCTTAGTCACTTTATCGGCCTGTAACAATGTAGAAAATAAAAAAAATAAAGATATGATGACTCACGAGCACACAGACAAAGAATGCGTTTACGCTTGCCCGATGCACCCGGAAGTAACCGGAAAACAGGGTGAAAAATGCCCTAAATGTGGAATGGATTTGAAAGCAGTTAATTCTGAAAATGCAGTTGCGTATGGGGTGCAATTAACTACTTCGCCACAAAATGTGGAAGCAGGAAAGCCAACTCAATTGATACTTACCGTAAAGCAAAACGAAAAAATAGTACCCCTGGATATTTCACACGAGATGAAATTACATTTAATGGTGGTAAGCGAAGATTTAAGCTGGTTCCGCCACATCCATCCGGAAGAGCAGACTGACGGTGCGTATGCGATTACTGAAACCTTCCCGACTGGTGGAAAATATCTGCTGTTTTCTGATTTTAAACCGAGCGGTGGCGAACAAACGTTGGACAAGCAGGAAATCGAAGTGCAAGGAAAAAGCAGTCCGGTTAATAATGACATTTCAACCAAATATATCTCAAAAGTTGATGGATATACTGTAACCCTTCTTAATGGAAGTGATTTTAAAACCAACAAAACTCAACACCTGGAAATTTCCATCGAAAAAGATGGAAAGAAGTTAATCGAAAAGGATTTGCAACAATATTTAGGCGCATCGGCCCATATCGTAATGATTGGCAAGGTGGGTAAAGAATTTTTGCATATTCATCCGGTATCTGACAGCCGTTTTCCAGTTTTTGCACAGACACAAATCGAAAAAGCGGGCGTTTACAGAATGTGGGCACAGTTTAAAATAGATGGGAAAGTGCATACAGCAGATTTTACCGTTGATGTAACCGAAGGAAAAAAAGATGAAAACGAAGAAAAGGCGCACGCTCATCAACACTAA
- a CDS encoding DUF2652 domain-containing protein has protein sequence MEEIISQNETGMLMIPDISGFTDFVINTNMVIGKYITESLLKSIIDSNNLSFKVSEIEGDAVLFYKYRKIPSFDDTIAQIVVMYTNFKKELVRLSLELAMEISLSLKIIVHYGAFTQYKIGKFEKLYGATVVEAHQMLKNHIAKFPPYALFSEAFLKANFEHPAQSTIEYDNCDKCIYLAKIGYIHYL, from the coding sequence ATGGAAGAAATTATTTCCCAAAATGAAACAGGAATGCTAATGATACCGGATATATCCGGATTTACAGATTTTGTTATTAATACCAATATGGTTATTGGGAAATACATAACTGAAAGTCTTCTGAAATCAATAATTGACAGCAACAACCTTTCATTTAAAGTTTCAGAGATTGAGGGAGATGCGGTATTGTTTTATAAATACCGCAAAATTCCCTCCTTTGACGATACAATAGCCCAGATTGTGGTAATGTACACGAATTTCAAAAAAGAGTTAGTCAGACTGTCATTGGAGCTTGCTATGGAAATCTCTCTATCCTTGAAAATTATCGTGCACTATGGAGCTTTTACCCAATATAAAATTGGAAAGTTTGAAAAACTTTATGGAGCAACAGTTGTAGAAGCGCATCAAATGCTCAAAAACCATATAGCGAAGTTTCCACCGTATGCTTTGTTTTCCGAAGCCTTTTTAAAAGCTAATTTCGAACACCCTGCCCAATCTACTATTGAATATGATAACTGCGACAAGTGTATTTATCTGGCTAAAATTGGATATATACATTACTTGTAA